TGCCGCGGTCGTTGTGCGGGTGCAGCGACAGGATCACCGAGTCGCGGCGCTCCAGGTTGCGGCTCATCCACTCGATCGAGTCGGCGTAGACGTTCGGCGTCGCCATCTCGACGGTCGCCGGCAGGTTCAGGATCACCGGCTTCTCGGGCGTCGGCTGCCAGATCTCGGTGACGGCGTTGCAGACCTCGAGCGCGTACGACAGCTCGGTGCCGGTGTAGGACTCGGGCGAGTACTGGAAGCGGAAGTCCGTGTCCGGCTGCTTCGCGGCCAGCTCGAGGACCATTTCCGCGCCCTGTGTCGCGATCTTCTTGATGCCCTCGCGCTCCTCGCGGAACACCACGCGGCGCTGCAGGATCGAGGTCGAGTTGTAGATGTGCACGATCGCGCGCGGCGCGCCCTCGAGCGACTTGAACGTGCGCTCGATCAGCTCGGGGCGGCACTGCGTCAGCACCTGGATGCTCACGTCGTCCGGGATCGCGCCCTCGTCGATGATCTCGCGGACGAAGTCGAAGTCCGTCTGCGACGCGGCGGGGAACCCGACCTCGATCTCCTTGTAGCCCATGCGTACGAGCAGGTCGAAGAACTTGCGCTTGCGCGCCGGCGACATCGGGTCGATCAGGGCCTGGTTGCCGTCACGCAGGTCCACCGCACACCACAGCGGCGCGCGCTCGATGCGCTTCGAGGGCCAGGTGCGGTCGGGCAGGTCGATGTTCTCGATCAGCTCGTACCAGGGCTTGTAGCGGTGGACGGGCATCGACGTGCCGCGTTGCGGGTTCCACCGGGGCTGGTCCGCGGGTGCGGGGCGCGACGGCGTGCGAACGCGGGAGGTATTCGTGCGGGGGTCGTTCGTGGCCATGGGTGAAGACGTCTCCTGACGAGGTGGGTGCTTACGACCGGCACCACAAAGCCCCGCGACGAGGAGCCGGTCTGGTCAGGCCCCGTCGCGGCAGCGAAGCAGGAGAGCACGCGCCACGAGGTCACCTTAACCACGGAACGCGGCCGTTGTGAAGTCACCTCCGCGATCGAACTGTTACGTGCGGTGCCCACCGGGTGTTACCAGCGGGTAGCGGGCGGGGGTGTGACGTGTCAGACTGCCGGGCATGGGCGAGCACGCGGAACAGGCACCCGAGGCGGAGACCGAGCCGCGGCCGAAGCGCGCCGAGATCGATTGGCGACGCACCCGTGAGCAGGCGTTTTCGTTCCTCGCCACGCTCGTGCGGTGGGTCGGGCTGATCTTCGCCGCGATCCTCGTGCTGCACGTGATCTTCACCGTCGGCGAGGCCAATCCGGACAACGGAATCGTCTCGTTCGTCCGAAGCTGGGCCGACGGCCTCTCGATCGGCTTCAAGGACCTCTTCACCCCGAGTGACGCGAAACTCAGGGTGTTGGTCAACTACGGCATCGCGGCGATCTTCTGGCTCGTGGTGTCCGGGATCGTCGCGAAGATCCTCCGCCGCATCGGCGGCGGGATCTCTTCCTGACCGCGGTCACGGGCCGTCCCCGCCTTGGCGCGAACGGCCCGTTCGTACCGGGTCAGCTCCGGGTCAGCTCTGCCAGGTGATCGGCTTGCTGCCGTAGTCCGTGCCCGGCGCCTGGTCGCTGTACTCGCCCTCGTTGTACGACGCACCGGTCACCGTCGTGCCGGCCGGCGCCACCGCGAGCACGCAGCTGTCGTAGGTCGCGCCCTTCGTGGTGAAGGCCTTGCCCGCGTCTCCGCTGTCGCACTTGTCGAATGTGCCGATCACGGACACCCCCTGCGCTTCGGAACCGTCCGGGAGCAGGGCGTTCATCAGCCCGAGCGAGGTGTAGGAGAAGTCCGTGCCGCTCTCGTTCGAGACGGTGACGCGCACGTAGTACGGCGTCATGCCCTTCGCCTTGTCACCCAGGTCGAGCAGCGCGAGGTCGGCCTCGACGCCCTTGTCGATCGACTTCACGGTGACCCCGATCGTGCCGGTCTTGCCCTCCGACTTGAACGGCACGATCGCCTTGTCACCCAGCTTCAGCTTGGTGCCCTGCGGCGTGACGCTTCCGTCCGACGACGAGTTCTGCTGCGCACTCGGCGGCGCTTCCGGGCTCGACTGGGGAGCGCTGCTCTGACTCTGGCTCTGCGCGGGGGCGCCGGACGCGGCCGAAGGCGTGCCGTTCATCTCGCTCCCGCAGCCGGCCAGCGCCAGTACCGCCGCGGAGACCCCCAGGACCGCCAGCACACGACTACGCATGATCGTTCTCTCCTCGTGTCCACCCAGTGTGTTGCCGGCTTCGATGCGGTGCCCCGATCAGCGGTTCCCCAGTCGCGCGACATTACTTAGCGGTGCGAAGCGAATGCGATCAGTCGTCCGGCGGTTTCAGTCACCCAACGCGGGCGTGCCCCATTCACCGCTGAACGCGAACTCGCTCAGCGGAACGCGCTGCCGCGGCTTGAGCTCGCGCTCGATGCGCCGCTCGTCCTCCAGCACCTCGGCCTCGGCGGCGTGACCCACGGCGATGGCCACGCGCGGCACGGCGCCCTCCGGCAAGCCGAACGACGAGCGGACCGCGTCGGCGGAGAAGCCCGCCATCTGGTGCGCGATCAGGCCGAGGTCCACGGCCTGCAGCACCAGGTTCTCGCTCGCCAGGCCGAGCCCGTATTCGGCGTAGGGGACCTCGCCCTTCTCGTTCGTGGTCACCATCACGCCCACGAGCAGCGCGCCCGCGCGGAACGCCCACGCCTGGTTGCCGCTGTTCAGCGCGGCCAGGATCCGGGCGAACGTGGGGTCGCCGCGCCGGCCCACGAGGTAGCGCGCGGGCTGGGTGTTGCCGAAGGACGGCGCCCAGCGCGCGGCCTCCAGCAAGGTGGTCAGTTCCTGCGGGGACACCTCGGCGGTCGCGTCGAAGGCGCGGGGGCTCCAGCGCTCGGCGATGGCCGGGATCACGGGGACGCTCGTCTCGGCGGGTTTGCGCACGTCCCGCACCGTAGTACGGCGGGAGTGCTCTCCATCACTCCGGAGGAAGGGCTTCGAACATTTCGGTGGTGTTAAGGAAGATTTACTTCCGACACACCCTCGATCGGTGTGCGCCGCCACTCGATTGAGTGGCGAGCGCGGTCGGCCCCGGTAGAGTTTCGCCCAAGTGAAGGGACGCGGGGGCTCCTCGGTGCCCACCAGGAGCAGACCCGGCCCGTCAAGGAGGTTCGGGCTGTGGCCCTCGTGGTCCAGAAGTACGGCGGATCGTCGCTGGAAAGTGCCGACAGGATCAAGCGCGTCGCCGAACGCATCGTCGCCACCAAAAAGGCGGGCAACGACGTCGTGGTGGTGTGCTCGGCGATGGGTGACACCACCGACGAGCTGCTCGACCTGGCGCAGCAGGTGAACCCCGCGCCGCCGGAGCGGGAGATGGACATGTTGCTCACCGCCGGTGAGCGCATCTCGAACGCACTGGTCGCCATGGCGATTTCCGCGCACGGCGCCGAGGCGTGGTCGTTCACCGGTTCGCAGGCGGGTGTCGTCACGACGTCGGTGCACGGCAACGCGCGCATCATCGACGTGACGCCGAGCCGCGTCACGGAGGCGCTGGAACAGGGCTACATCGCGCTGGTGGCTGGGTTCCAGGGTGTTTCCCAGGACACCAAGGACATCACGACGCTCGGCCGCGGCGGGTCGGACACCACCGCCGTCGCGCTCGCCGCGGCGCTGGGCGCCGACGTGTGCGAGATCTATTCCGATGTGGACGGTGTGTACTCCGCCGACCCGCGGATCGTGCCGGACGCGCGGAAACTCGACACCATCCCGTACGAGGAGATGCTGGAGCTCGCCGCGAGCGGTTCGAAGATCCTGCACCTGCGTTCGGTCGAGTACGCGCGCCGCTACGGCGTGCCGATCCGAGTCCGCTCTTCCTACAGCGACAAGCCGGGCACCACCGTGACCGGGTCAATCGAGGAGATCCCCGTGGAACAAGCGCTGATCACCGGTGTGGCACACGACCGTTCGGAGGCCAAGATCACGGTCACCGGCGTGCCGGACCACGCCGGGGCGGCCGCCCGGATCTTCCGCGTGATCGCCGACGCGGAGATCGACATCGACATGGTGCTGCAGAACGTGTCCAGCACGATCTCGGGTCGCACCGACATCACGTTCACGCTGTCGAAGGCCAACGGCGCCAAGGCCGTGCAGGAGCTCGAGAAGGTCAAGGGCGAGATCGGCTTCGAGACCGTGCTGTACGACGACCACGTCGGCAAGGTCTCGCTCGTCGGCGCGGGGATGCGCTCGCACCCCGGTGTCACGGCGACGTTCTGCGAGGCGCTCGCGCAGTCGGGCGTCAACATCGAAATCATCAACACCTCGGAGATCCGCATCTCGGTGCTGATCCGCGACGCGCAGCTCGACGACGCCGTGCGTGCGATCCACGAGGCGTTCGAGCTCGGCGGCGACGAAGAAGCCGTCGTCTACGCGGGGAGTGGTCGCTGATGAGCAACGGTCTGCGCGTCGGAGTGGTCGGGGCGACCGGCCAGGTCGGCGGTGTGATGCGGAAACTGCTGGCGGAGCGCGGTTTTCCGGTGGACGAGATGCGCTACTTCGCGTCGTCCCGGTCAGCGGGAACGAAGCTTCCGTGGCAGGGCGAGGAGATCACGGTCGAGGACACCGCCACGGCGGATCCGTCCGGTTTGGACATCGCCCTGTTCTCCGCGGGCGGCTCGACTTCGCGCGAGCAGTCGCCGCGCTTCTCCGCCGCGGGCGTGACGGTGATCGACAACTCGTCGGCCTTCCGCCGCGACCCGGACGTGCCGCTGGTCGTGAGCGAGGTGAACCCGGAGGCCATCAAGGAGGCGCGCAAGGGGATCATCGCGAACCCCAACTGCACCACCATGGCGGCCATGCCGGTCCTCAAGCCGCTGCACGACGAGGCCGGCCTGCTGCGCTTGATCACTAGCACGTACCAAGCCGTGTCCGGCAGCGGCCTCGCCGGGGTCGACGAGCTGGCCGCCCAGGTCAACGCCGTCGCCTCCCGCGCCGCGGCCCTCACTCACGACGGTTCGGCGGTGGACTTCCCGGCCCCGGCCAAGTACGTGGCGCCCATCGCGTTCAACGTCCTGCCCATGGCCGGCTCCGTCGTCGACGACGGCTCGTTCGAGACGGACGAGGAACAGAAGCTGCGCAACGAAAGCCGCAAGATCCTGGGCCTGCCGGAGCTGCTCGTGTCCGGCACGTGCGTGCGCGTCCCGGTCTTCTCCGGCCACGCGCTGTCGATCAACGTCGAGTTCTCGTCGCCGATCTCGGTGGAGCGGGCCACGGAGCTGCTTTCGGTGGCGCCCGGCGTTCAGCTCTCGGACGTCCCCACGCCGCTGCAGGCGGCGGGCAAGGACCCGAGCTTCGTCGGCCGCATCCGCCAGGACCCGGGCGCGCCGGACGGCCGCGGCCTGGCCCTGTTCGTGGCGACGGACAACCTGCGCAAGGGCGCGGCGTTGAACGCGGTGCAGATCGCGGAGCTGGTGGCCAGCAACCGCTGATCTTCGGTGTGAAACCGGCCGCCTCACCCGGAACCCGGGAGAGGCGGCCGGTTTCGTTCAGCCCGCGACGACGTTGCGCGATGGCCGGTAGTCCAGCGGGACGTCCGCTTCTTTGAGCAGTGCCCGCAACGGCGCTGTATCCGGATCGGCGACGCACGCGGCGTCGAGGGCAGCCGACACGGCTTCCTGTCCAGGCCCACCGACGACCAGCTCGGGTGGCCCGGACCACGACACCCGCCAGCGAACGACGCCGGCGTCGGCGAGCGCCGCGGTGACCACAAGGGACAGCCGCCGGCGGATCGCGGCACCGAGGAGCGCCCGGCGCACCTCGGGCGCGGTGCCGGCAGGCGGTGTGGTGCCGGGGGCGGCGAGCGGACCGGGGTCACCGGCGTCGATCATTTCGAGCGCGTCGCCCAGCGTCCGCCCGCCCAGCACGCCCAGGGCGGCTTCGCGCGCCGAGTGGCGGGCGCCCAGGTCAGCCAGGGTGTCCCAGTCGGTGCGCTCTTTGGTGAGGGTCTCGTCGATGAGGCCGGTGAGCAGAGCGGCGTCGAGGGTTTTCTCGGCGTCGCACAGGATTTCGCTCGCGGGCCGCTCGCCGCCGGGCGGTGGCGGCACGACCGGCGCGGATTCGAGGGCGGCGATCCGCTCCGGCATCGCCGGGTGGTTGTCGAAGCGTTGGGTCTTCCGTTTCGCGAAGCTCTTCTGGACCTCGGCGATCTCGCCTTTCCGCGAGTCGTCGGCCAGCAATGCCCGGTAGCCCTCGGCGAGCCGGCCCGGGAAGAACCCGGCGGCCCAGCCCGCGGTCGCGTAGCGGTCGAGGAAGAAGTCCCAGGCCGTGTCGAGCGTCTCCACGTTGCGCAGCGCGCTCACCGCAGCGGACGTGCCGGCGAGCCGCACGGACCCGAGATCGGCAGCGAACTCCGCGTCGCGGCGGACCCGCGCCGAGACGGTGAAGTACAGCTTCGCGTAACTCTGGAGCAAGGGCCGGACGAACCAGTCGAGGCCCTGCGCGTGGTCGAGATCGGCCACGGTCCGGCCGAGCGACCGGTGCTCGCGGTAGGTCGCCGTCGCGAACCACGTGTCGCCGTTGTCGTAGTGGGCGAGTTCGTGCCCCAGGACCGCCCGTAGTTGATCGAGCCGGAAGGCGATGAGGAGCTGCGCGCCCAGTACCAGCTGCCGGTGCGGACGCCGAAGGAGCCGGGTCTTGTCCTGGACACCGGCGTTGGCCTCCGGGATCAGGATGATCTCGTCGGGCGCCCGCGTGCCGACCTCGTCCGCGAGCTCCCGGACGAGACCCCACAACCCGGGCTGCTCCTCGGGCGTCACGCCCAGGCCGTGCACGGCACGCGGCGTCCGCCCGAAGACCGAAACCGTCTTCAGCAGCACCCCGAAGCTCGGCACGGCGATGATGCCGAAGGAAAGCGCCCAATTCGGTGAGTGGAACAGCGCGTAGACCTCGACGCCCACGATCCCGACCACGATCACCAGGACCAGCAGCGGGAACCCCGCGAGCAGCAGGACCGCGAACAGTGCGCGCGGTGATGTCTTCATCCGGCCGAACCTCCCCAGGCGGACGCCCACGCGCCGCGTTCATCGTGCCGGAGATCGTTCCCCGGAACGAATTCGTTTCTGCAGCAACCGGTACGCCACTGCCAGGTGCCGGTGACCCGGTTCAGCACACCCCCGGGTCGCCTTGCCGGTATCGGCGGGAGCCTCGATTTCGGTTCGCTCGTGAATCGCCCACGGCGAAAACCCGTGGCGCCACCTCGTCCTTCCGGGGGATGCTCTTCGAAGAATCCCAGCCAGGAAAGGAAAGTCATGTACACGGCGGTAGACGGTGCTCGCGTCCCGATCCGGATGTGGGCCGACCCCACGTCGGTCGAGGAACAGGCCATGCGCCAGCTGCACAACGTCGCCAATCTGCCTTGGGTGCACGGCGTCGCGGTGATGCCGGACGTCCACTACGGCAAGGGCGCCACCGTGGGCAGCGTGATCGCCATGCGTGACGCGGCGTCGCCGGCGGCGGTGGGTGTCGACATCGGGTGCGGGATGAGCGCGGTGCGCACGTCGCTGACCGCGGCGGACCTGCCCGACGACCTCGCCCGGCTGCGGCGCCGGATCGAGTCGGCCGTGCCGGTGGGGTTCGGGCTGCGCAAGACGCCCGTGAACCCCGCGAAGGTCCACGGCGTGGGCGGCTGGGACGCGTTCTGGAAGTCGTTCGGCGACCTCCACGAGGGCGTGCAGGGCCTGCACGACCGCGCGGCGCGCCAGGTCGGCAGCCTCGGCGGCGGGAACCACTTCATCGAGGTCTGCCTGGAACAGGGCGGCGCCGACGAGGGCCGCGTGTGGCTGATGCTGCATTCGGGTTCGCGCAACATCGGCAAGGAGCTCGCCGAGCGGCACATGGCCGTCGCGCGCAAGCTGCCGCACAACGCCGACCTGCCCGACCGCGACCTCGCCGTGTTCGTCGCGGGCACGCCCGAGATGGCGGCCTACCGGCGGGACCTGTTCTGGGCGCAGGACTACGCGGCGCGCAACCGCGCCACGATGGTGGCGCTGGTCAAGCTCGCCGTCGCCGAGGTGGTCCCGGGGACCACGTTCGACGACTCGATCTCTTGTCACCACAACTACGTCGCCGAGGAGACCTACGACGGCGTCGATCTGCTCGTGACCCGCAAGGGCGCGATCCGGGCCGGCGCGGGTGACCTCGGGATCATCCCGGGCAGCATGGGCACCGGCTCGTACATCGTGCGCGGGCTCGGCAACACGGCGTCGTTCGAGTCGGCTTCGCACGGCGCGGGGCGGCGGATGTCGCGGACGAAGGCACGCAAGACCTTCACCGCGGCCGACCTCGCGGCCCAGACCGACGGCGTCGAGTGCCGCAAGGACAGCGGCGTGGTCGACGAGATCCCGGCGGCCTACAAGGACATCGACGCGGTGCTCGAGGCGCAGACCGACCTCGTCGAGGTCGTGGCGCACCTCAAGCAGGTCGTCTGCGTGAAGGGGTGAAGGTGCTCGCGGGGCCGGGTCGGGCCCCGCGAGCCCGCTACGCTGGGAACATGACGAGGTGGGGAGCGGTGGTCGCGCTGGCGGCCGCCGGAGCGTTGCTGGCCGGGTGCGACCAGGTCGACTCGGCGGTGGACACGGCCGATTCGACGGCCGACAAGGTCAGCGCGTGCACGCAGGCGCTGGGTCTGGCGGACCTCAACCCGCTGGTCGACCCAGACAAGCTGAAGGCCCGCGCGCAGGACAAGGAAGAACGCCTGCGCGCGCTGGCGGCCGACGTGCAGGAGCAGGACGTCAAGAACGCGCTGCTTGGCATGGCCGACTCCTACGTCGAGGTGCAGAAGGAGCACATCCAGGACGCCGGGGTGGTCGCCGCGTGGGCCAAGCGGAACGTCGCGAAGCTTGACGCGTTGCGCAAAGCCTGCAGCTGAGCGGGCCTCGCCCAAGCGCCCCAATGCGGCGTTCGGTGCGTTGAACGCAACCAACGCCACATTGGGGTGTGGGTCAGCGCCGTGCCTGTACGGCCGCTGCCATCGCCGGTGCCGCGGCGGTCCGGCGCCGGTGTGTCCACAGCAGGCCCGCCGCGGCCAGGACCAGACCACCGGCGCCCGCGGCGACGAAGCCCCACGCCGGGCTCGAGTGGTCGATCGCGAAGCCCACCACGGGGCTGCCCGCGGCCAGCCCGAGCCGGGTCGACGCGTCCTGCAGCCCCATCGCCTCGCCGCGCACGGCCGGGGGTGCGATGGCGCTCACTGTCTCCGTGGTGGCGGCCAGCGTCGGCGCGCAGAGCAGGTTCGTCGGGATCAGCACGAGCATCAGCAGCCACCACGGCTGGTCCGCCAGCCCCACCGGCAGCACCAGCGCCGCGAGCAGCAGCATCAGCACCCCCTGCGGCAACGACTTCTTCACGGCGCCGTGCACGATCCCGCCGAGCATCGACGCCGCGCACATCACCGCGATGACCAGACCGGTCCAGCCGACGTCACCGTGGGCGCGCAGGGCTGCCAGCGTCGCCACCTCCGTGCCGACCAGGCAGAACAACGCGCCCGCGGCCACCAGCAGCGTCGCGAGCAGCCGGCCGGTGAGCCACGACCGCAGCGGCGGCCGGACGGAGCCGACGGGGGCCAGCTCGTCCTCGTTCCGGATCGGCGGGTTGAGCAGGAAGATGAGCAACGCCGTGCTGCCGAAGAGCACGCCGATGCCGCTGAGCGTGAACGTGGCCGACAGCGACGTGATCGCCGCGATGCCGGCCGCCGGGCCGATCATGAACGACGCCTCGACCAGGATCGTGTCGAGCGAGTAGGCCGCGCGCCGGTGCTCGGCGGGTACGAGCGCCGCCAGGATCTGGCGTGCCAGCGAGCCCGCGGGCACGGACAGGAACCCGGCCGGCAGCGCGCACGCCACCAGCACCGCGTAGGAGAGGTGGGGCGCCGCGACCCAGAAGGCCGTGGACGCGACGCCGCAGACGGCGACCACCGGACGCAGGCCGTAGCGGTCGATGGTGCGCCCGAGCAGCGGCGCGCCCAGCGCCATGCCCAGCGTGGTGGCGGCGCCGACGACGCCGGCCGCGCCGTAGCCGTGGCCCAGGTTGGAGACCACGTACAGGGTGAGCGTGACGCCGGTCATCGTCATCGGCAGGCGCGCGAAGAACATCAGCACCATCGACGGACGGACTCGGGACAGGGTCAGCACCTGGCGGTACGGCTCGAAGGGCACGTACCTCATGAGAGCAAATCCTGGTACGCGCGTGCAACTTCTTTTGTGGCGATCTTCCTGACAGTTGCTGTCAAACGAGAGCGACCGCGACGATCGCCGCATGACCCCGGCTGAACCGACCGGCCTGCGCGAACGCAAGAAGGCCCGCACGCGCGAAGCGATCCAGCGCCACGCACTGCGGCTGTTCCAGGAGCACCGCTCGGGGTCGTCCGCGGCGCTGAGCGAGGTGTACGACCGCCTGCCGCCCGAGGTGTGGGCCGAGGCGGCGCCGGCAGCTGGTCGTGTTCTCCGTGCCGGAGCTGCGCGCGAAGGTGATGGACAACTACGTCTCGGGCATCACGATGCTCGTCGAGCTGGCGGCCGGACGGACCGGTCGCACCCCCGGCGACTTCGAGGTGCGCAACTGGGCGGGTGCGGTCGTCGGCGTCATCCTCTCCGCGGCGCCGGCGGCCGCGGCGGATCAGAGCGTCGATTTCGTGGCGCTGCTGGAACGCGCGTTCACGCACCTGGAAGAAGGCCTGCCGCTCTGAATCAGCGCAACTCGCAATCCTGACGCGAAACAATTCGCGAATGTTTTTGTGCATTCGTGGGTTGACCTCGGTGCGCGCGCTTGGGTGCGCATTCGTGCGCTGTTTCCGGTGCTCTTCGCGGCGGAGATCTGCCAGTGACCCGGCTACTCCACCTGTGGCGGTGCGTGCGTGGGGGACACCCTGACTGGAGCAGTGGTGACACGCGGTCCGACGGAGTGATGAGGGTAAACGATCACGCAATACACCTGTGTGGGTGATCGGTACGGCCATTCGTGGCGGACGGCTACTCCGAGTCCGATTCATGATCGGTCATGATGATCTTCAGGGGGATGGGCAAGCCGTCCACGTTAATCAATTGCGGGCATGTTCCCGAAAGACGGATTCGGCACGTAAGGGTTAGAAAACTTCCCTATCCGGTGATCGGCTGGTGCTGGGCCGATACGGCGGGTATCGATTTACCCGTCAGGTCTCCAGAGGCCAGGAGGTAAGGAATGAAAGGCAAGATTGGGCGGATCATCGCCTTGGTAGCCGCCGGCAGTCTGCTGGCCGTCGGCACCTCGGGGATGGCCTCGGCGAGCCCTGCGGGTGGCAAGGGCTCGTCGTCCACCGAGGCGGTCGGCGCACAGGTGCTCCAGATGCGGGACGACCTGACGAAGGCCGCGTACGCCGGCAACGTCGGTCTGACGCGTGCTGATCTGGACAAGCTCAGCCCTGTCCTCGGCGACCTCGCCGCGGGCAAGCGCTACACGATCCAGTCGGAGACGCAGCAGCTCTCGTCGGCGGCCAAGGGCCGTGCGGACGAGTCCAGCCGCCTGCTGTCCGACCCGTCGGCGTCGCCGCGTCAGCTCCCGCCGCTGCCGCTCCCGCCGATCCCGGACCTGCCCGGTCCGCTGAAGATCGTGAGCGACCTGCTCAAGGCCCTGCTGGGTGCCGTCACCGGCATCCTTGGCGGACTGCTCGGCTCCCTGCCGGTGCCGCCGCTGCCGGTGCCGCCGTTGCCCGTCCCGGGCGCGTAGTAACCACCCCCGGAACACGGGGTTTTCGGAGCCTGGTGCGGTTCGCCGCACCAGGCTCCGGTGGTTTCCGGGGCTATTTCTCCTTCTGCTGCCGTGCCAGTCCCAGCCGCAACGCGCCGGCCAGCTCGGCCGTCGCCTCGCGGAACCGGGAGCCGACGCCGGTGAAGTTCAGGAACCCGTGGATCAGGTCCGGCTGCCGGCTCACCGCGACGGACACGCCCGCTTCGCGCAGCTTCTCAGCGTACGCCTCGCCCTCGTCGCGCAGCGGGTCGAAGCCCGCGGTCATGATGAACGCCGGCGGAAGTCCACTGTGGTCGGTCGCGACGAGTGGTGACAGGCGCGGGTCGGCCTTGTCGGTGCCGGCGGGGACGTAGTGGCCCTCGAACCAGGTCATCGACTCGTCGGTGAGGAACAGCTTCTCGGCGAAGATCTCGCGCGAGCGGCGGCGCGTCGTGAAGTCCACCGCGGGGTAGATCAGCAGCTGGAACGCCGGCGCCGGTCCGCCGCGCCGCGCCGCCGCCAGGGTCAGCGCGGCGGAGAGGTTGCCGCCCGCGCTGTCGCCGCCCACGGCGATGCGGTCCGCGTCGGCGCCCAGCTCCGCCGCATTCGCGTGGGCGTAGTCGAACGCCGCCAGCGCGTCTTCGAACGGAGTCGGGAACGGGTGTTCCGGCGCCATCCGGTACTCCACCGACAGCACGCGTACGCCGGCGTGCTTCGCGAGGTAGCGCGCGGCGTTGTCGTGCGTCGCGCGGGAGCCGACCACCCAGCCGCCGCCGTGGAAGAACACGAGCAGCCCGGACGGTTCGGGCAGCCCCGCGGGTGCGTAGAGGGTGGCGTCGAGCGACGCGTCGCCGGACGGAATCACCACGTCGCGCACGGCCACGGGCTCGATCGTCTTGCCGCTCACCAGGTGGCGGCCGAGCTCGAGCCCGAGGCGCGAGCCCTCGACGGTTTCGCCGACGAGCGCGGTGCCGGTGAGCTGCTGCAGCCGCAGCAGGAGCTGCGCGTCGAGGGCGAGCTCCTGCCCATCGCGCCGCAGCGGCGGGCCGGCGATGAGCCGCCGGACGGGCCGGGGCAGCCAGAAGACCAGCTGCGCGGCGGCGGCCTGGGCGCGGACCTGGAGCGGGATCGCCATCGTTCCTCCTCGGCTGTGGACCCCGACGTTACTTGTCAGTAGATAGTGGGTCCAGCTGTGATCGAGAACTCCGTCCCAAATCCTGGTCCTCCACTTAAGTCGAGGGGTTAGCCTCGGGGACGTGACTTCAGCCAAGACGGTGCTCGGGATCGGCGGTTCGCTGCGCGACGGCTCGCAGTCCGAGCGCGCCCTGCGGATCGCCCTCGACTCGGCGGCCGAGCAGGGGGTGAACACCGAGCTGATCCCCGGGCCGGAGCTCGTGTTGCCGTTCTACGACACGGCCGCGGGCGAGCGCGACGAGCGCGCGACGCGGCTGATCGAGAGCATCCGCCGCGCCGACGGCCTGATCGTGGTCTCGCCCGGCTACCACGGCGCGCTGTCCGGGCTGGTCAAGAACGCCCTGGACTACGTCGAGGACCTGCGCGAGGACACCCGTCCCTACCTTGACGGCCGCCCGGTCGGCCTCGCCGCCGTCGCCTTCGGGTGGCAGGCCGCCGTCACCACGCTCGACCAGCTGCGCACGATCACGCACGCGCTGCGCGGCTGGCCCACCCCGCTGGGTGGCTCGATCAACTCCGCCGAGACCAAGTTCGACGAGTCCGGCGGCGCGTCCGACGACAAGAGCGTGCGCACGCTGCGCCTCATCGGCCGCCAGGTGGCCGAGTTCACCCTGTCGCGCTGAGGTTTCATCCGCCGGACGCCGGGTATTCCCGCCGTGATGCCTGCCA
The sequence above is a segment of the Amycolatopsis sp. 2-15 genome. Coding sequences within it:
- a CDS encoding NADPH-dependent FMN reductase, with product MLGIGGSLRDGSQSERALRIALDSAAEQGVNTELIPGPELVLPFYDTAAGERDERATRLIESIRRADGLIVVSPGYHGALSGLVKNALDYVEDLREDTRPYLDGRPVGLAAVAFGWQAAVTTLDQLRTITHALRGWPTPLGGSINSAETKFDESGGASDDKSVRTLRLIGRQVAEFTLSR
- a CDS encoding alpha/beta hydrolase, with amino-acid sequence MAIPLQVRAQAAAAQLVFWLPRPVRRLIAGPPLRRDGQELALDAQLLLRLQQLTGTALVGETVEGSRLGLELGRHLVSGKTIEPVAVRDVVIPSGDASLDATLYAPAGLPEPSGLLVFFHGGGWVVGSRATHDNAARYLAKHAGVRVLSVEYRMAPEHPFPTPFEDALAAFDYAHANAAELGADADRIAVGGDSAGGNLSAALTLAAARRGGPAPAFQLLIYPAVDFTTRRRSREIFAEKLFLTDESMTWFEGHYVPAGTDKADPRLSPLVATDHSGLPPAFIMTAGFDPLRDEGEAYAEKLREAGVSVAVSRQPDLIHGFLNFTGVGSRFREATAELAGALRLGLARQQKEK